In Anaerolineales bacterium, the DNA window GCGGACGTAATCGTCACCCGCACGGTTTCGCGCAACGGCCAGGTGATCCTTCAGGACCGGTTCGCCACGCATTACCTGGCTTGGGGCGCGGTCTGCCAGTACCACCCGGACCGGTATACGCCGCCCTCGGACAACGCCCCCTGCCCGCCGGAATAAACCGGCGCGGCGTCCCCCGCCGGCCGGATCGATCCATCCCAAAGCGCAAAGGAGAGCGATCATGCGAATTACCCGCCGATGGCAGACTCGGCAGACCCCCAGCCTGGCTTTCGAGTTTTTTCCGCCGAAGAATTCCGCCGCGGCGCAGAAATTGGATGTGGCAATCGACCGCTTGTCGGAACTGAAGCCGGATTTCGTGACGGTCACCTTCGGGGCGGGCGGCTCGACTCGCGACGGATCGCGCCAGCTCGCGGCCCGGCTGATCCGCGAAAAGGGGCTCGACGTCGTCGCCTATTTCGCCGGATACGGATTGGGGCTTCGGGAGATCGAGGACGTGCTCAAGGGGTATTCCGAAGTCGGCGTGGAAAACGTCCTGGTCGTCCGCGGAGACCCGCCCCGCGACCCGGCATTCCGGCCTCGGCCGGACAGCCTGGCATACGCCTCCGACCTGCTGGAATACATCCGGCCGCGCTTTCCGTTTTGCCTCGGCGCGGCCGGCTATCCGGAAGGGCACGTGCGGTCTGAAAGCCCGGAGCGGGACGCCGATTTCCTGAAACTGAAAGTGGATCAGGGCGCGGAATTCATCATCACCAACTACTTCTACGACAACCGTTTCTTCTTCGACTATCTTGACCGCTGCCGGGCCCGGGGGGTGAAGGTTCCGATCCTTCCGGGGGTGATGCCGATCTACTCCGCGAAGATGACCGAATCCCTGGCCGCGGCCTGCGGAGCCACCGTTCCCGAGGCCCTGCGCCGACAGCTCGCCGCGATCCCGGAATCCGACAAGCAGGCGGTGCGGGGCTTCGGAATCGAGTTCCTCGCCCAACAGTGCCGCGAATTGCTGGCGGCGGGGGCGCCCGGATTGTTGTTCTACACCATGGACCGCTGGACGGCGGCCGCCGAGGTCGTTCACCGTCTGCGGGCCGACGGTTTGTTGTAAGCGAGGGCCGGATCCGGCGGCCAAACGGGAATCCGGGCCGGCAACGGCTTTGCTTCGCTGCGCCAACCTTCCGACGGTCGGCATCGATGACGATGCGCCGCGCGGGAACCGGGGGCGATCACCCGTCCCGGATCGTTCCTTGGGCAACCCTCTGGAAGAAGAAAGTCAACCGGTGTAATATCGGAAACCGGCGGACCGACGGGACGGAAAAAACCATAGGTAATATTGCGTGGAGCGGGGCGATGGGGCAATCCCCTTCTTATTCCAGCCAAGGAGATTGCCGCGCTCCCTCCGGTCGTTCGCAATGACGCCGCGCAATAGCTTCTGCAACACCCTGCCGGGATTTGCCGATTCTTAAGGAGGTGTCGTCCATGATCGCGCCCGATTTGCTGGAAATCCTGCGTTGCCCCGCTTGCGTCCAGGAAAAACAAGGTCTTCTGAAGCTCGAGAAGGAAGTCTGGCTGGTTTGCCAGGAGCCGGATTGCGGACGCAAATACCCCATCCGCGACGAGATCCCGGTCATGCTGATCGAAGAGGGGGACCGGTGGGTTGGCACCCGGGTTGAGGATCTGCCCGTTCCGCCTCCCGCCGCCTGAGGGGGCCGTTCCACGCATGAACGCCTGCACCCGGCGGACGTTTCTTAAAGCGGCCGGAGCATCGCTGGCCGGTGCGGCGTCCGCCCTCGCCCCCCGAGGAATCCCGCGTCCGGACGGACAACACGAAATTGCCGCAACCCGTCACCCCGAGGATCAGCCGCCTTCGTACTGTCTCGCCCGGACCACCGCCAACGGAATTCGAGTCCATGACGAGCCGGATTCCGCCGCCCCGGTCCTGCGGCGGTTGTACCGCGATCAAATCGTCACCGCCCTTGAAGAAATCCAAGCCGCCAAGGGCCCCGAGGGAAATCCGCGGTGGTTCCGCCTTCTGGAAGGATTCGCCCACACCGCCAACCTGCAGGAAGTCCGGTACGATTTCCAGCCCGCGGTTTTCGACATTCCCGAAGGAGGGATCCTGTCGGAAGTGACGGTTCCCTTCACCCAATCCCGCCATGGTCCTTCGGCGCGGGCGGCGCCGCTTTACCGGTTGTATTACAAATCCGTCTATTGGGTGACGGGGATTTCCGTGGACGAAGACGGCCGCCCGTGGTATGCGATCCTCGACGATTGGCTGCACTATACGTATTACGCCCGGGCCGAGCATCTGCGCCCGTTTGCGCCCGAGGAGCTGGCCCCGATCTCGCCGGACGTTCCGCCGGATTCCAAACAAATCGATGTGGACCTGACCCGGCAAACCGTCACGGCGCTGGAATGCGAGCAGCCGGTGTTCACCGCCGTGGTTTCCAGCGGCTGGCTGAGGAAGAATCCCCAGCCCGGCCAGGGCCGGACGATCACGCCGATCGGCCGATTCCGGGTGTTTGAAAAGGTTCCCAGCCGGCATATGGGGAACGGGCGGCTGACCTCAGAAATCGAAGCTTACGAACTTCCCGGAGTGCCCTTTGTCTCGTTCTTCCACATCCTCGGGACGGCGTTTCACGGTGCCTACTGGCACAACGATTTCGGCCGCCCGGCCAGCCAGGGCTGCCTGAACATGCGTCCGGATGAAGCCCGCTGGTTGTACCGCTGGATTCACCCGACGGTGGCTTGGGAGATCGACCCCCCCAAATTCGAAGGCCAGGGGACGGAAGTGTATCTGCATGATTAAGCCGAACCCCAAAAAACTCACCGCAGAGAAGCGAAGGCCGCAGGGAAAAAACCACCTCGGCGGACTCTGCGCCTCTGCGGTGAAGGTCAATTTTGCTTCTTTTTCCAAATCCAGAGTAGAATGACCGCGGGAGAAAGGGAAAGAAACGGAAGAATCCATGCCCAAAACGGCGCTGGTAGTGGACGATAACCGCGAAACGGCTGACGGCCTGGTAAAGATGCTGACGCTGATCGGCTTTACCGCTCAACCGGTTTACAGCCCGCGCCTGGCGATCGAAAGCATGAGCCGGGGCCTTCCCCAACTGCTGGTCCTTGACGTCCACATGCAGGGGGTCGACGGCGGCGAAGTGATCCGCTTCATCCGCCGGGACCCTTTGCTTTCCTCGGTGCCGATCCTGGCCGTCTCCTCCGACACGCAGGATGCGATCGTGGCGGGAATCCTCGCGGCCGGAGCCGATGCCTTTCTCCCCAAACCGGTGGAATTCGACGATCTGGAAGGGACGGTCGAGCGCATCACCCGGCACCGACCTTAAGCTTAACCGCCGCCGCGGGGTGGGAACGCCCAGCACCCAGAAAAATTCCAGGCCGCGCAGGTTATCGCCCTGCTCTTCCATCTTTTCGCTCCCGAAAACCCGGTTTTCCAGGGCTGGACCCTTGACATCTTCAAATCAGTTGTGTATTATGCCTATTGGCACTCCTGCCTTTGGAGTGCTAATTCTCACTAAACCGAAAAATCCAAAAAGGAGGTAAGCAAGATGGCCGTTACATTTAAACCGCTTGGCGATCGGGTCGTCATCGAGCCATTGGAGCAGGAAGAAACCACGCCTGCCGGGATCGTCATTCCCGACACCGCCAAGGAAAAGCCGCAGAAGGGCAAAATCCTTTCGATCGGACCCGGCGCGCGGGACGAAGCGGGGAAGCGCATTCCGATGGATGTGAAAGTCGGGGATATCGTTCTGTATGCGAAATATGCCGGTACCGAGGTCAAGGTAGACGGCAAGAAGCTGCTGATCGTGAAAGAATCCGATATCCTTGCCACCCTCGAAGGCTAGGTGGGAAAGACTCACCGGCCGAGAAAACCCAGGAGAATGAACGATGAGTGCCAAACAGCTTGTTTTTTCGGATGAAGCCCGCAAACGGCTGAAGGAGGGAATTGAAATCCTCGCCAATGCGGTCGCCACCACCCTCGGACCCAAGGGCCGCAACGTCGCCCTGGATAAAAAATTCGGCGCCCCGACCATCACCCACGACGGCGTGACCGTGGCCAAGGAAATCGAGCTCGAGGATCCGTTCCAGAACATGGGCGCCCAGCTGCTCAAGGAAGCCGCCACCAAGACCAACGACATCGCCGGAGACGGCACCACCACCTCGACGGTGCTTGCGCACGCGATCGTTATGGAAGGCCTGAAGAGCGTTGCCGCCGGCACCAATCCGATGCTGATCAAACACGGGATCGAAAAAGCCACCGAGGCGGTCGTCGAGGCGATCCGCGGTCAGTCGCAGAAGATCGAGACCAAGGAAGAAATCGCCCATGTCGCCACCAACTCCGCGGCCGACAGCCAGATCGGCACCTTGATTTCCGACGTGATGGACAAGGTCGGCAAGGACGGCGTGATCACGGTCGAGGAATCCAAGAGTCTCCAGTTCGAAACCGAGTACGTGGAAGGCATGCAGTTCGACCGCGGCTACATTTCCGCCTACTTCATCACCAGTCCGGAAGCGATGGAATCGGTCATCACCGAGCCGCACATCCTGATCTACGACAAGAAAATTTCCGCCGCCACCGACATTGTCCCGATCCTGGAAAAACTGGTCCAGACCGGGAAACGCGAGCTGGTGATCATCGCCGAAGAGATTGAAGGCGAAGCGCTGGCCACCCTGGTGCTGAACAAGCTGCGCGGGATGCTCAACGTTCTGGCGGTTAAAGCCCCCGGATTCGGCGACCGGCGCAAGGCGATGCTGCAGGATATCGCCATCCTCACCGGCGGGCAAGTGATCACCGAAGAACTCGGCAAGAAGCTGGAAAACACGACCCTCGCCGATCTCGGCAAGTGCGACAAGGTCGTGGCCACCAAAGACGACACCACCATCGTCGGCGGCAAGGGCGATGCGAAGAAGATCAAGGGCCGGATCGAAGAGATCAAGGTCGAGATCGACAAATCCACCTCGGATTACGACAAGGAGAAGCTGCAGGAGCGGCTGGCCAAGCTTTCCGGCGGCGTGGCCGTGATCCGGGTCGGAGCCGCCACCGAGACCGAATTGAAGGAAAAGAAGCACCGCGTGGAAGACGCGCTCTCGGCGGCCCGCGCGGCGGTCGAGGAAGGCATTGTCGCCGGCGGCGAAATCTCGCTGATCAACGCCGCCTCGGTCCTCGACAAGGTCAAGCTCGATACCGAGGACGGCCAGGTGGGCGTCAACATCGTCCGCAAGGCGCTGGAAGCCCCCATCCGCCGTCTGGCCGCCAACGCCGGGGAAGACGGTTCGGTGGTGATCGACGCCGTCCGGCGCAAATCCGCCGAAGCCAAGAGCAAACACATCGGCTACAACGTCCTCACCAACGAATACACCGACATGATCAAGGCCGGCATCATCGATCCGGTCAAGGTCGTGCGCGGCGCGCTGGAAAACGCGGCCTCCATCGCCGCGATGATCCTAACCACCGAGGCGCTGATCACCGACGCGCCCGAGAAGGAAAAGCCGGCGCCGATGCCGCCCGGCGGCGGTATGGATTACTAGAATCATCCGGTGCGAAGGAAACAACAAATCCCCCGCGATACTCGCGGGGGATTTTTGTTCTTGGCCCTCAACCCGTCGGAAAACCGCCGACCCCCTTCTCCCGGACCGAGGGCTGGGAGGAAGGAAGGGGATGAGGGGCGTAGGGATTACGGCGTCGGCGTAACCGTGTAGGTCGGCGTGTATCCGTAGGTCGGGGATACGCGCGTCGGAACCGGGGTGGCGATCCCGTAGCGGCACTTCAGTTCCATTCCAACGAAAAGGAAGTTGGGATCCTCGAGATCGGGGTTTTGTTTTTTGATGTCCTCCACGGTGGACAGGCACTTGTTGGCGATCGATTCGAGCGTGTCGCCCTCCATGACCCGGATCGTGATCACCGTTCCGGGTTTTGTGTCGGGCGGGATGGCGGTCGGGGTGAAGCCGGTCCCGGCCGGGGGCAGGAGGACCGTTTGGCCGATCTGGATGTTGTTCGGATCGATCGTCGGATTCATGGCTACGATGGCTTCCACCGAAACGCCGCATTTGTCGGCAATCCCCTGCAGGGTCTCGCCGGCTTGCACGACGTAAGCCGAAGGACAGGACGGCGTCGGCGTCAAGGTGGGAGTCTCCGGCGTCGGCGAGTTGAAGATCGATGGCGTGAAGGTCAAGGTGGCGTCGAGGGTCGCCGTTGGCGTCGGGACTTTCGACGCCAGGAACGGCAGAGGCAGCGCGCCGGGGCCGCCGATCCCGATGATCAGAAGTTCGATTCCAATGACGGTGGCGATGCCGGTCAGCATACCGATGAAAAAATTCCCCAACCCTTCCCGCCGACGCGGATAAAAACCCGACACATCGCCGAAATCTTCCGAACCGTTCAAGTCTGACATTTTCTCCTTCCTTCCGGCCTCTCCAGGAAGGCTTGCCAATAGCCTGAAAATTGGTGGTTGGTAGAGGATCCGGATAAATTCATTCTACCGAATTGGATAGGTTTATGCCACAAGCGCAAAAACGGCTGTTTTATGAGGTTTTTGGGGGCTGAATCCGCCCGAGAGACCAGGCGGCGGCCTCGCTTAAGATGGGATCCGTGTGCATTCGGGCGGTCCGCAGGGCCGGCAGAGCTTCATTGCTCCCGGTGTTTCCGAGTGCGATTATCAGGTTGCGAAGGTAGCCCTCCCGGCCTGCCCGCCGCAAGGCGCTGCGGTGAAACCGGATTTGCCATTCCTCCTCGGTCAGTCCCAGTTCCCCCCCCATGTCGCCGATCGGAAAATGCGGCCGGGGGAGGAAGGCGGCTTCCGCGGCCGCGGCCGCTTTCCGATTCCACGGACAGGCGGTCTGGCACAGATCGCATCCGAACACGGACCGGCCCAAAAGCCCGCGCAGCGGCTCTGGGATCGGACCGCGGTGCTCGATCGTCCAATAGGCGATGCAGCGCCGGGCGTCGATCGTCCGGCCGGGCAGGATGCAATTGGTCGGGCAGGCCCGCCGGCAAAGGTCGCACGTTCCGCACCGGTCGCCGGGAAACGGGGGATCGGGGGGCAGGTCCAATTCGGTGAGGATTTCCGCCAGGAAGAGGAAGGATCCAAGGGCGGGATGGATCAGCATCGAATTCCTGCCGATCCAACCCAGGCCGGCGCGCGAGGCGATCTCCCGCTCCAACAGCGGCGCGGTATCGACGGCGATGCGGCAGGCGAGGCGCCGGCCGGCCGCCCGCTCGACGAATTCGGACAGCGCGCGGAGGCGCGGGCGCAGGAAGTCGTGATAGTCGTCTCCGAGCGCGTAGGCGGCGACGAACCCCTCCAAGGGGAGATTCAGCGGCGGCGGCGGAGGGGGGTAGGGCGCGGCCAGTGCGATGATCGAACGGGCCGCGGGCAACAGCCGCCGCGGATCGGCGCGCGCGGCCAAGGAATGCCCGGCCGCCAAATACCCCATGCCGGCGTGGAATCCGCCGGCGATCCATTCGGCAAACAGCGGGTAATGCTCCGGCGGTTCGGCGCCGGTGAAGCCGCACAATGCGAATCCCAGCTCCCGCGCCCGCTCCCGGATCGATTCCTTTAGCGCTTCCATTGCGGAGTCGGCGCTCACCAGCCGCTGGCGGTGAACGCCGCCGAAAGGAAGTCGGAACGCTCTTCGGCGGTCATGAAGCGCGGCCGCGCGACATCCACGAAGCGGATGCTGATCAACTCCGTGCCAAGGTGCCGGCCCCGGTAGAACACGTGCCGGTCGATGAAGGCCACGTCCGTCCCTTCCGAGAAGCCGAATTGGTCGAAAAACAAGTTGCCCAAGCCGTAATGGAGGAACGCGCCGTCCGAAAAGGCGATCCCCTGGGGGTGGTGGGCTTGGCTTCCGGAGACGATCGCCGCCCCGGCCGCGGCCGGAATCGCAAACTCCTGCACCTGCTGGACGGTCGCCTCGAAATGGTAGAACTCGAAATATTGGAAGGTCATGATCGGCAGGTACCCCTCGGACCGCAGCCGGCGGATTTCGGATTGCAGGTAGTCGAAGTCGCAGGGCGCCGCGCCGGGAGAATCCGCGGCGGCCCATTCGCCGTTGTAGCCGGGGCGGTTGCAGCCGATGAAGGCCAACCGGTTGCCGTTGTGTTCGATCAGGACCGGCTGGCGGGCGGCCGCCAAATCCTCCCCGCTGGCGTAGTACCGCCATCCCCTCTGCCGGTAAAGCTCGATCGTGTACAGCAAGGCGTCGGCTTTGTAATCCAAGACGTGGTTACCGGTGAGCTCGACGATGTCGGTGCCGATGTATTCCAGCAGATCGATGTAACGCGGATCGGAGCAAAAGCGGTATATGCCGGGGCTCGGGTCCGGCGGCGGGCAATCCTGCGCGAAAGGAATCTCGTTGCTGATGTGGGTCAGATCCGCTTCCCGGAGAAGCGGTCCGACATCCTGGGCCGGATACAAAACCCCCAAGCGTTCCATCGTGCTGGCCGTGGCGCGCACCAGCGCGGTCACGCCGGTCATCACCAGCGTGGTCATCTTGGCGGGATCGCGGTTGGTCGGGGGGATGATTTCCTCGGAGGCCCGCTCGCAGAGTTCCATCCGCCCCAGGCAGGAGATCGGAACGCTCAGCGGATAGGCGGCGGGGATGAAATCCGTGCGCATCGGCGATTGGCCGTCCACGGCGAGGACTTTCCAGCGCGGTTCGATGTTCTCCCAGGGGATGATCGCCCACGAAGGGCGGTCGGACCATGCCGCGTCCAGAATCGCCTCGCCGGCTGCGACCTGCACCGAACCCGGGGTGGGCATCCCCCACAGGGCGCTGAAGACCTCCAACGTGTTCTGATCCAGGATCAACGGGCGGTGGGAGAACAAGCCCGCCCCGTTGCTGGACCACGCCTGCCGCAGTTCCCAGCTGTACAAGCCGTCGGGCAGGGTGGGGAAGGGCGCGGCCAGCGCGTAGATCCATATGGAGATCGGGCGGTCGGTTCCGACCTTGATCTGGATGTCCGCCGTCTCCGGCGAAGCGGCCGCCCTCCAACCTTCGGGGATGAGGACGGCGTCGCGGAACGCCGCCGGCAGGGAGGGGGCCAACCAAAAAGCGGTTTGGGCGACGGCGGGCGTCGGATTGCCGGACGGGAAAGCCTCCGCCGAGGGATCCTGGTCGGTCGGCAGAAAGGGTGTGAAGGTCGCCGAGGGAATCGCGGCGGGGCCGAATTCTTCCGACGCGGCTTTGCCTCCGCCGCCGTTTTCACGGGAGACGAGGCCGGCGCAGGCGGCCGTGATTGCTCCAAGAAATAATGCTCCGGCGGCTCTCCAAGGTGTTTTTTTCATGCTGGCGTTCCGGGGAGCGTTCGAATAATTCCTACGAACGTTCCACCGTCTGCATTTCCTCCCAGTTTTCGCCTTGTTTGGCGTCGGCGACGAGCGGAACGCTGATCGACAAGACCCCCTCCATGATTCGCCGCACGATTCGTGCCGCCTCCGGGATTTCCGCGGCGGGGCAGTCGAGGACCAGTTCGTCGTGGACCTGGAGGATCATCCTGGCGGCCAGGCCGGCTTCGGCCAGCGCGTCCGGCAGGCGGATCATCGCCAGTTTCATCAGGTCGGCGGCCGATCCCTGGACGGGCGCGTTGATCGCCTCGCGCTCCGCCCGGTTGCGGGCGGCCGCGTCCAGCCGCCCCGCCCCGGAAAGCTCCGGGAAGTAGCGCCGCCGGCCGAGCATGGTTTCCACATACCCCGTTTGGGCGGCTTGGCGTTTGATGTTCTCCACAAAATCGCGGATTCCGGAGAATCGCTCGAAGTATTTGCCGATGAAATCTTCCGCCTCGGAAAGGGTCAGATCGGTCGAACGGGTCAGCCCGAAGGCCGTCTGGCCGTAGAGCAGGCCGAAGTTCACCGCCTTGGCGTGCCGCCGCATTGCGGACGTTACGTCCGCCAGCGGCACCCCGTAGACCGCCGCCGCCGTCGCGGCGTGGATGTCCTCCCCGCGCCGGAAGGCCTCGGTCATGCCCGGATCCCGCGCCATGTGCGCCGCCAGACGCAGTTCGATCTGCGAGTAGTCGATCGAAAGCAGACGGCCTCCGGGCGATGGGACGAACGCGCGGCGGATCCGGCGGCCTTCCTCGCTGCGGGTGGGGATGTTCTGCAGGTTTGGGTCCGAAGAGGAAAGCCTGCCGGTCACCGTCCCGGTTTGGTTGTAGGACGTATGCACCCGGGAGGTGGCCGGGTCGACTTCGGCGCCCAGGGCGACGACGTAGGTGGAGAGCAGTTTGGAGAGTCCGCGGTGGCGGAGGATCAGCTCCACCACCGGATGCTGGCCGACCAAGCTCTCGAGGACGTCCGCCGCGGTGGAGTATTTTCCGGCGGCGGTCTTGCGGGATCTGTCCGGCGGCTGCAGCTGCAGCTGGCCGAAGAGCGCGTCGGCGAGCTGTTGGGTGGAGTTGAGGTTGAAGGGACGCCCGATCAGCGCGTGCGCTTCGGCCTCGATCCTCTGCAGTTCGACCTGCATCTCGGCCCCGAGCCGTTCCAGGTACGGCAGATCCAGCGCGACGCCTTCCTGCTCCATCGCCGCCAGGACCGGGATCAGCGGCATCTCCATTTCTTCAAACAGCTTGTTCTGACTCCGCTCCGCGAGTTCCTTGCGCAGCGGGGCGACCAGCCGCAGGGTGACGTCCGCGTCGGCCGACGCATACGCCGCCGCTTGCGCGGCCGGGACTTGGTCCATAGTGATCTGCTTGGCGCCTTTGCCGATCAGCGCTTCGATCGGGGTCATCTCAACTCCGAGGCGCACGAAGCCGAGATCCTTCAGGCCGAGGCTGCGCGAGGCGGGATTGCACAGCCACTCGGCGATCATCGTGTCGAAGGCCGGCGCGGAGATCGGTATCCCGGCCCGGGCCAGGACCGTCAGATCGTATTTAATGTTGTGCCCGGCCTTCGGCAATTTGCCGTCCGCCAGAGCCTTTCCAAGCCGGTCCCGGACCAGCCGCGGATCGAGGTTGGGTCCGCCGGCATGACGGAGCGGAAGGTAAAAGCCCTCGCCCTCCTCCACGGCGACCGAAATCCCCACCAACTCGGCCCGCATCGGATCGGTGGAGGTGGTCTCGGTGTCCACCGCGAGCAGCGGTGCGCGGGAGATTTTTTCCATCAGATCGGAAAGCTTGCGCTCGTCGTTGACCAGCGTCCAGGATCCCGCCTGCGCCTGCGGCCGGGCCTCGGCGAACATTCCGATCTGCACCCCGGCGGCGGGGGCGAAGGGCAGGCGCGCGAGCAGGGTGCGGAATTCGAGCGTCTGAAACAACCCCGCCACCTCGTCGCGCGCAAAGCGTCCCGCCCGGCATTCCTCCATCGCCAGGCGGACCGGCGCATCGGTGCGGATGGTGGCCAGAGTCCGCGAAAGGAGGGCGTTTTCCCGCCCGGCCTCCAATTTCGTCCGCCAGCGCGGCGCGACCGCATCCAGATTGGCGTAGATCGAATCCAGCGAGCCGAATTTCTGCAGCAATTCGGTGGCGGTCTTCTCGCCGACGCCCGCCACTCCGGGGATGTTGTCGGATTTGTCGCCGACCAGGGCTTTGTAGTCGATCAGCTTGGGCGGCGCGAATCCCCATTCCTGCTCGAACCGCCCCGGATCGTAGTCGGTCGATTCCGAAAGCGACCGTCCCGGCAGGCGGACCGAAACGCGTTCGTCGACCAACTGCAGCAGGTCGCGGTCCCCGCTGAGGATCAACACCGGGACTCCTTCGGCGGAGGCCTGGCGGGCGACGGTTCCCAGCACGTCGTCGGCTTCGAACCCCTCGGCTTCCAGGACGGGGATGCGGAAGGCGCGCACCACCTCGCGGATGCGCTCGATTTGCGGGCGCAGGTCGTCGGGCATCTTCGCCCGGGTGGCTTTGTACTGGGGATACAGGTCGTCGCGGAACGTGCGGCCGGTGTCGAAGGCGACGGCCAGGTATTCCGGTTTGTCTTTTTCCAGCAGGGAGAGCAGGATCGAGGTGAATCCGTAGGTGCCGGCGGTCGGCTCGCCCTGCGACGTTACCCAGCGGCTGGCCTGGGCGCCCGCGCCGGTCAGCGCGAAGTAGGCCCGATAGGCGAGCGCGTGTCCGTCCACCAAAAACAATTTAGGGGTCATGGTTGTCGGGAGAATCCGCGGGGGGATGGGCAAGCCGGGCGCGCCGCAGTTCGTCGGTGATGCTGCCGGGCTTCCGCGGAAGGTCGCCGGTCTTGCGCTTCGGCCCGCCGAGCTCGCCGGTTTTCCGCATCGCCCCGATCAGATCTCCGGTGCGGGGTTTGGGCATCCCGAGTTCGCCCGTCTTCCGCCGGGAGGCGGCGAATTCGGCGGTCGAGCGGCGGAAGACTCCGGTTGCGGGGGGGGTATCCAGCGCCTTCTCGAAGTTCTTGGCCCGGCGGCGAGCGGCCGAGACCGAGGTCTTGCGGTCGAACAGCAAGGTTAGGTCGTAATCCAACGCGATCGAAATCGAAAAGAGGAACACCTCCTCGTTGTCCGGAGGGATGCGGACATATTGCATGACCGTTCCGCCCGGCGTCACCGCCCAAATCTCGGCCGCGTGGCGGGCGATCAGCGAGAGTTTATCGCGGGAAAACTCCCCCGCCCCGGCGTGCAATTCATCGCCGCGCGTGATCAGGCAGGCCCGCACCGAATTCTCCGACGCCAACCTGTCCAGCCAGGCGCCGGCTTTGCCTGCGTTTTCCAGCCAGGGGACCAGGCGGGTGGATTTTTTCGGCGCCGGCGGCTTTAAGAGATCGAGTTCGGATTCTTCCCCCTCCTCAAAGCCGGATTCCGCGAGCGGCGGAGCTTCCACTCCGAGCAATCCGGCGATGTAGGGGACCAGGTCCGGCAGATAAAACGGCTTGGTCAATGCGCCTTGAATGCCGAGTTCGGCGATGACCGGGTTCTCCGGATCGTTGTCCGGCGGGATTCCCAGCAGAATCATCTCCGGACGGATCTTCTGGAAGGCGCGGATCAATTCTTCCGCCGGCCCGTCGGGAAGGTGAAAATCGACGATCGCCAGGTCGACCGGCTTGCCGGAAGCGGTTTGGAATGCTTCCCGCCCCGTAAGGGCGAGGGTGCAATCGAATCCCACCGCGGAAAGCGCCTGCTGAAGCATAGCGGCAAGCCCGGGGTTGGCGTCGACGATCAGAATCGAACGGTTCATGAGGTAAGTGTAGCATAGAGGGCGGCCGGCATTGGGGAAAAGCCGTCCGGGAGGGGTGCGGAACAGGCTTGGGGCGTCATGGCGAGCCTCGTCGCGAAGAAACCGGAGTGGAATCGGGGCGGCGCAGTTTTTAAGGCGGGAGAATGCTTCGCTCCCTTCGGTCGTTTGCAACGCCGCTCGAAACGGCCTTTCGCGTTCGATTAAAGAGTCCGCGGCGCCCTGCAGGCGCCGCGGACCGCAAAGGGGTTGACCGCGCACTACGCCGAAGCGGAGCCGCCATTGTCTTTGCCCGGACCCGATTTATCCTCGTTCTTGGTCACGACGTAGATCAGGATCAATCCCAGACCGAAGAACAGCGGGATGAACGCGCCGATCATCCAGGGTCCCAGGCCGAATGGATATCCCGAGTAAACTCCCAGCGGCCACAAACCGACGGTAAGCGCCACTCCGAGGGAGGCGACCACCACGCCCCAACGCAGGGCGGCTTTCCCATTGTCGCCCCTTTCCAACCGTCCGGCCTCCGCCTTCAATAATCCCTTCTCCGCCAGCGCCAGGGTCTCTTTGTATTGCAGCCAACGCCAGACCGCCAGGAAGGCGAACAGGACGATGAAAAACACGATCCCGCAGCAGAAGGGTGCATAAATGAAGGATGGATCGAAATTGGATGTCATCATGTGTCTCCTT includes these proteins:
- a CDS encoding response regulator, producing MNRSILIVDANPGLAAMLQQALSAVGFDCTLALTGREAFQTASGKPVDLAIVDFHLPDGPAEELIRAFQKIRPEMILLGIPPDNDPENPVIAELGIQGALTKPFYLPDLVPYIAGLLGVEAPPLAESGFEEGEESELDLLKPPAPKKSTRLVPWLENAGKAGAWLDRLASENSVRACLITRGDELHAGAGEFSRDKLSLIARHAAEIWAVTPGGTVMQYVRIPPDNEEVFLFSISIALDYDLTLLFDRKTSVSAARRRAKNFEKALDTPPATGVFRRSTAEFAASRRKTGELGMPKPRTGDLIGAMRKTGELGGPKRKTGDLPRKPGSITDELRRARLAHPPADSPDNHDP